TTGGGTTCACTAAAGCTCTTGATATTCAGTACAGTAAGCCTTACATTGATAAGAACCAAAAGCATGGGCTTGCAGTCCAATTCAAATATTTCAACAACAAAACCCTAGCTGTCAAATCTGAATACAATCGCCAGGTATTTTATACCTCACCTGATGAGGATGTTTTAAGGAAGAATATCGCAGCCGCTCTTAGATATACCTATCGAAGAAGTTTTTACAACTTTCACTATGTCACTTTAGGCTTTAATCACACCTGGGTCAGTCCATTGGTTTTAGCAGAAAGCCCAAATTATTTTCAGCATGGAACCAATTCTCTCAGGTATCTCTACATGACCTATACCTTCCGTCATGATCGAAGAGATAATGTGGCATATGCTACGGATGGGGAACTTTTAGAACTCTCCATGACCAAATACGGGATATTTTTCACAGACGAATTAGATGAGGTTGAAGTGAATCTGACTGCCAATAAATACTTTAAAATAAGCGATAAGTTCAATTTCAATACAGGCTTGACAGCAGAATGGTTTCTTAGTGCCAGACAGCCTTATACGCTCGTGAGGGGAATCGGATACAACCCAAACTTTATCAGAGGGTATGAACTGAATGTTATCGAAGGTCAACAGCTATATGTCCATAAAAATAGTTTTAGATGGAAGTTTTTTGACCATGACTTTGATATTTCCAAGGCGGTTCCTTTAGAACAATTCAACACCATTCCTATCCGACTTTATCTAAGTGCAAATTTTGACCATGGGTATGTCACGGACAGAAACGACATTCCTACCAACCAACGATTAGCTAATCAATATTTGATAGGCTATGGTTTGGGGATTGATATGGTTGGACTTTATGATAATGTTTTACGTTTTGAATATTCCCTAAACAATATGGGCGAAGGGAATTTCTTCTTCAATTTTAAAGCCCCTTTCTAAAAGCAAGTATCTCCAAAGATTTTAATATTGAATGAAAATTAGTTAACTTAATTATTCATTCATATTTTTTTACTATGAGGCGGTTAGCTTTTTTATGCATCGCTTTTTGGTCTTGCTATTCTGCTTTTTCGCAAGTTTCCCCAATAGACCAATCCCACGGTGCCAGAAGTAAGGGTTTGGGAAATCTCAAAGTAAATCTCCCAGATGCCTGGTCAATTTTTAATAATATCGGTGCTTTGGATAGAGCTCAAGCTTCTGAAATTGCTTTGGGATATGATCATCGCTACGGGTTGAAAGAATTGACAAGTTTGGACTTGGCGGGACTGATTAAAACCAACCAAGGAACTTTTGGAGTTGGGTTAGCAAGGTTTGGTGGAAAGTTATTCAATCAGCAACTTTTTGGAATAGGCTATTCTCAGACTTTAGGTATAGCGAGTTTTGGGGCGAAAGTCGATTGGTTTCAAACTCAAATACAAGATTTCGGAACAGGAAATTCCTTGGTATTAAGTATTGGAGGAGTAGCCGATTTAGGCCCTAACATTCAGATGGGAGCATATTTTTCGAATCTAAACCGAGCAAAGGTCTCCAAAAATTCAGAAGACCACTTACCTACTTTGATTAGTTTTGGTATTAAATACACCCCCATTTCAGATCTACAAATTCAATTAGAAGCTGAAAAAGACATCTTGGTCAAGCCTACAATAAAAGCAGGAATTGAATATGAGATTCAAGAATGGGTAATCCTGAGAACAGGGGTAAATAGCAATCCATCCCGACTGTTTTTTGGTCTAGGATTAAGACCAAAAAATTTCCTGATTGATTATGCAATGGGCCAAAACACCTCTTTGGGAAGTACTCATCATGTTAGTTTGGGATACCAATGGAAGTGAAATATTGGAAAATAGCACTACTTCTCATTCTGAACCTGCAGACTTTATTACTCTGGAGCCAAACCCCACCAAAACCAGAAATAGACCCTGAAACGTTTATAGAAAGATTATTTCCAGTGCAAGATGAAGATTTGGATTACGAATCCATTTATGAGGTGCTTTTTCAGCTATATCAAAACCCAATCAACATTAATCTTGCAAATGCAGAAGTACTTCAGGCTACCTACCTTTTGACGCCGACCCAAATATCTTCTTTGATAAATTACAGAGAAAAATATGGTCCGCTTTTATCACTCTATGAATTACAAGCAGTTCCCAATTTTGACTCTTTTACAATTCAGCAAATTTTACCATTTGTTATCCTAGGTAAAGAAGGAAACACTTCAGGTAAAAAGTTTTTAAAACGGATCATTGATGAAGAGCAAGCCTATGTACTTGTTCGTCATAGAATGGTTTGGGAAACCAGAAAAGGTTTTACAGCCCCAGACACTGCCAAAAATGGAAATCTAAGCAGCCGTTATTTGGGAGATCCTAATGACCTTTACCTAAGGTTAAGGATTCAACATTCACGTGATTTTAGCTTAGGGATTACACTTGACAAAGATGCTGGTGAACAATTTACTTGGGATTCTAAAACCAGGAGGTTTGGATTTAACTTTTTTTCTTATCACTTCACTAAGTACAGTTTGGGTAATTGGAAAGTGATAAACCTAGGAGATTATCAGGTTCAATTTGGACAAGGGTTGGTTTTCGGGGCAGGATATTCCCTGGGAAAGGGATCCGAAACGGTACCGACTGTCAAGAAAAGTAGCATCGGCATACTTCCTTATACCGCAGCCATGGAGTTTGGCTTTTTTAGAGGAGCGGCAGCTACTTATCAAGAGGGAAATTGGCAGGCAAGTATCATGAGCTCACTGGCACCTAGAGACGGAAGGTCGAGCTCAATGCTCGATAGTCTAGAAAATGAGGTGGAAATAATTTCTTCCCTAGGACAAAGTGGGCTTCATAGAACAAAAAGTGAGCTCTCCACCAAAAATCAGTTTAGAGAACTCAATCTTGGGGGCAACTTTCAATATTCATTATCCAATAAATTTCAGATTGGAAGCAATTTTTTATGGACAAAGTTTGACCAAATATGGATCAAATCTCCTACCCCTTATAATCAGTTTGATTTCTCAGGGAAGACCAATTGGGTAAGCAGTGTGTATTTTAATTACAATTGGAAAAATTTCTTTCTCTTCGGAGAAACCGGGATGTCTAAATCGGGTGGAAATGGATCCGTATTTGGTTTTATCTCGAGTCTAAGTAAAGAGGTTGGTTTTTCTTTAGTCTGGAGAAACTACGACAGAAACTTCCATAGTTTTTATGCTAATGTTTTCTCCGAAGGAACTCGCCCAATGAATGAAAGAGGTCTTTATCTGGGGATTGAAATTAAACCCAAAACGAAATGGAAGGTGAATGCTTATTACGACTATTTTAAATTCCCATGGCTCAGGTATCGCTCTTATTCACCCTCTTCCGGGTATGAATGGCTATCAAGGATCACCTTTCAACCCAGTAAAACCTTAAAGACTTTTATTCAAGTTCGACAGGAACAAAAAGACCGAAATATTGCTGATAATGGGTCTCCTTCCCTACTTTATCAAACCAAGCCACTTAATAAAATCAACAGTTTAATAAGTTTAGAATATCAAATAAGCCCTCAGGTTTTCATTCGGTCTAGGATTTTGGCCAGTCGGGTAGATTATGATGGAGAAAAGTCATATGGATATATGTTTTTGCAAGACCTACGCTATGGAAATGAAACCTGGAAACTTACGGGGAGAGTAGCTCTTTTTGATACGGATAACTATGACAACAGGCAATATGCATTTGAAAACAATGTGCTTTGGACCTTTTCCATTCCTGCTTTTTCAGGTCAGGGAATGCGATATTACTTAATAGGACAATATGATGTAAACAGCCAACTAACTGCCTACCTTAGGTTTGCCAGAACCAATTATACAGATCGGGAGAGCATTAGCTCAGGACTTCAAATGATTGAAAAACCACATCAAACGGAGACAACTTTTTTGCTGAGATACATGCTTCATCGATAATATTATATCAATGGTATAATTTCAAGCCCGATTTTTTAATAATTTGTCAACAAACCACCAAACTATGAAAAAAACACTACTCGTACTCCTAGTAAGTATCTTGAGTCTTCCTGCGATTTATGCCCAAAACTTAGATTTGGCAAAATTCAGCAAAAGGGAAGGTTTTGTAGATTTCTATCTAGATGAAGAAAAAGGGAAAATCTACCTAGAGGTAGAAGACCTCGAAAAGGAATTTCTATATGTCAGTTCTCTGACTGCTGGGGTAGGCTCCAATGACCTGGGATTAGACCGAGGCCAATTAGGTGAGACCCGAGTGGTAGAATTCCGAAAAACCGGCAATAAGGTATTTCTAGTACAGAAAAATTATGGATTCAGAGCCTACTCAGACAATCCTGCCGAAGTAAAATCAATTCAAGATGCTTTTGCGGAATCTATCCTTTGGGGTTTTGAAGTTGCCCAAAAGAATGGTGATAACCTGATAGTGGACGCAACCAACTTTTACATGCAAGACACACATGGAGTTGGAGATAGATTAAACAGAAGTAGACAAGGGAATTTTAGAACAGACGCCAGTAGATCTGGACTCTACTATCCTACCACCAAAAACTTTCCGAAAAACACGGAAGTCGAAGCCACAATCACATTGACAGGCCAAATTACTGGGAGAGAACTCCGTTCAGTAACCCCAGGATCAGATGCTGTGACAGTCAGACAGAGACATTCATTTATAGAGCTTCCTGATTTGGACTATCAAAAAAGGGAGTTTGATCCAAGAGGCGGATTTTTTTCCATAAGTTATATGGACTTCACAACGCCAATCACTGAGCCTATTTTAAAAAGATTTATTTCAAGACATAGACTAGAGAAAACAGATCCAAGTGCAGCTGTTTCTGAAGTAGTTGAACCGATCGTTTATTACTTGGATCGAGGAACTCCCGAGCCAGTAGCTTCTGCACTAATTGAAGGAGGAAACTATTGGGCCCAAGCATTTGAAGCTGCAGGTTTCAAAGATGCTTTCAGAGTAGAATTAGCACCTGAAGGGATGGACTTATTAGATGTAAGATACAATGTCATTCAGTGGGTTCACCGCTCCACTAGGGGTTGGTCTTATGGAAGCAGCGTGAGAGATCCTAGAACTGGAGAAATCCTCAAAGGTCATGTTTCTTTGGGCTCACTTCGTGTACGTCAAGATTACTTAATTGCACAAGGTCTTATTCAACCT
Above is a window of Algoriphagus machipongonensis DNA encoding:
- a CDS encoding POTRA domain-containing protein; the encoded protein is MILYLGLGVERLTAQTDTSFSPANTGTPDKIKVNNIYIIGNEKTKKSIILRELDFIEDYYYDWETFIEIIQADQKKIYNLRLFTSVEITPLLTGDEEAEVLITVKERWYILPSIIFQLADRNFSEWWTNQGRDFSRVNYGLRLSHSNVGGRNEKLRFAGQLGFTKALDIQYSKPYIDKNQKHGLAVQFKYFNNKTLAVKSEYNRQVFYTSPDEDVLRKNIAAALRYTYRRSFYNFHYVTLGFNHTWVSPLVLAESPNYFQHGTNSLRYLYMTYTFRHDRRDNVAYATDGELLELSMTKYGIFFTDELDEVEVNLTANKYFKISDKFNFNTGLTAEWFLSARQPYTLVRGIGYNPNFIRGYELNVIEGQQLYVHKNSFRWKFFDHDFDISKAVPLEQFNTIPIRLYLSANFDHGYVTDRNDIPTNQRLANQYLIGYGLGIDMVGLYDNVLRFEYSLNNMGEGNFFFNFKAPF
- a CDS encoding PorV/PorQ family protein encodes the protein MRRLAFLCIAFWSCYSAFSQVSPIDQSHGARSKGLGNLKVNLPDAWSIFNNIGALDRAQASEIALGYDHRYGLKELTSLDLAGLIKTNQGTFGVGLARFGGKLFNQQLFGIGYSQTLGIASFGAKVDWFQTQIQDFGTGNSLVLSIGGVADLGPNIQMGAYFSNLNRAKVSKNSEDHLPTLISFGIKYTPISDLQIQLEAEKDILVKPTIKAGIEYEIQEWVILRTGVNSNPSRLFFGLGLRPKNFLIDYAMGQNTSLGSTHHVSLGYQWK
- a CDS encoding ComEA family DNA-binding protein yields the protein MEVKYWKIALLLILNLQTLLLWSQTPPKPEIDPETFIERLFPVQDEDLDYESIYEVLFQLYQNPININLANAEVLQATYLLTPTQISSLINYREKYGPLLSLYELQAVPNFDSFTIQQILPFVILGKEGNTSGKKFLKRIIDEEQAYVLVRHRMVWETRKGFTAPDTAKNGNLSSRYLGDPNDLYLRLRIQHSRDFSLGITLDKDAGEQFTWDSKTRRFGFNFFSYHFTKYSLGNWKVINLGDYQVQFGQGLVFGAGYSLGKGSETVPTVKKSSIGILPYTAAMEFGFFRGAAATYQEGNWQASIMSSLAPRDGRSSSMLDSLENEVEIISSLGQSGLHRTKSELSTKNQFRELNLGGNFQYSLSNKFQIGSNFLWTKFDQIWIKSPTPYNQFDFSGKTNWVSSVYFNYNWKNFFLFGETGMSKSGGNGSVFGFISSLSKEVGFSLVWRNYDRNFHSFYANVFSEGTRPMNERGLYLGIEIKPKTKWKVNAYYDYFKFPWLRYRSYSPSSGYEWLSRITFQPSKTLKTFIQVRQEQKDRNIADNGSPSLLYQTKPLNKINSLISLEYQISPQVFIRSRILASRVDYDGEKSYGYMFLQDLRYGNETWKLTGRVALFDTDNYDNRQYAFENNVLWTFSIPAFSGQGMRYYLIGQYDVNSQLTAYLRFARTNYTDRESISSGLQMIEKPHQTETTFLLRYMLHR